Sequence from the Parus major isolate Abel chromosome 1, Parus_major1.1, whole genome shotgun sequence genome:
TGGGTTAAAACAGCTGACACTGTAAAAGGgatattttgtgtctttttaattttttccctagGGTTTACAGGATCTGTAAGACACTGGAATTACTTTCCTTTGAATGCATCTTCAGCTCTTCTAgcttctgcatttctttctttatgttATATAGCGTAACTGGCACAGAGTGCTCTATGCCAGACTCTGGGGGTGAAGAGGCATTAGCACCTCTGCAGTCTTTCGTTTTCCTAATGGCAGAGTGGTGTGTACTTCTCAAGTACAGTTTCTCAGTTTCCTTCAACAGCTGTAAAGGGATGCATGCCATCCTCTCAGACTGGAGAGGGGTACTGCTAAAAAAACATAGGAGTTAAATGGAGTCACATGACTTCAGTCAAAATATTGACTCAGTCTTCTCAATCAGtgagaagcaaaaggaaaagatgtgCTGCTAAGGACAAGGAACGTTTGCTTAAACTGAAAGCGACATCAAGACAAAATGAGACAGGTAGCTGCCACTTGAGTTCTGACATAATCTTCCTGAAGTGACTGCCCACACACCTCAGTCACTGTCAGTATTGTGATTTCATGTTCCCCAGAAGTTCCTTGTTTTGGAGAGGGTTTTCCTACAAAGCcgtcagaatttatttttgtatcaaaTGAACCATGGAAGCCTGGGCTAAGAATGTTAACACTGAGAACTGCATAAGGGACTCTTACACGGCCAGCTTTCATAAATCACTGTCCCCTTAAGCATGGTGCAAGCCAGTCTTAAGACACTTGCCCTGTGCAGATGGTACTTAACATACTGCCACTGGCTGGGAGTGAGAAAGACCTCTTTGGGTCCTGGTGAAAAGCAGGTACAGTTGAGCTGCAGACTTAATGGGAACCTTCAGGAACTTTGCACCTCGATTCtgaattgctttttatttgagAGGCTACTCTGAGCAATCCTATTCTACCCTACTGTAGACTGGCAGAGAACTGCCCTCAGTCCGGGGGGCACAGACTGTGAATAACTACTATGTTAACAGCAGAGTACAGACAAGgttcatgtatttttaagacATTGAGAGAAAAGGGGTGGCCCTGCTTTCTTTCTGGGTTTGGAGTGGGCAAGCAATTCCTGCTTTCTTTGACTTTTGTTACAGTCTCAATCCTTCTCGTAACATGGGAAAAATAGGAAGTCAGTAAAGTCTGTTACTGTTTTCATGGTGGTGTctaaggtaattttttttgtacaaaacacaactttcaaaaataaagtgACCAAAAAATCTGGTAAAGTGTTGTGCTGATGTAGGAAGAACTTGCTTTGGTGCCAGAGCGTCTTTCTCACCCGAAAGTAAAGGGTCCTTAGTGTGTGGTGCCTTGTTCCTGAACCCATACCAGTAATGGaacatgttttttgttttagttcATGGTTTTTGCTGCCACCTTGTTTTACTCCAGGTCCTCTCCAGCCTACAAGGGAAGGCTATCCACAtctttcaaaactgaaactGTAGAGGCTCGGGTAGTTATGGATGGATGGATTACGCTCTATTTTTCTACTGCAATGGCAGTCAAAAATTACTTAGTGATAAAGTTTGTACTTTCCAAACACTTGAGGTAAGGGTTAAAAAGCAGCCAGACGTGCAAAGCCTGattaagcatttttttattaagaacatTGAACATGAAATGAAGAAGTGAAGCCTTCCCAtttgactgaaataaaatccagtcCTCAGGAGTAGCTGGTAACAGTGGCAGGCTACCTGCCTGCCTACCCTGCCAAGGGTCAAACTAAACAGGAGTTTTATCACACCCAGCCCGCTAAGGATAAAATGGTTTAAGGGCAGCCTTCCTCTGCTCACTGCTGATTCTAACCTCCCCCTCCCTTGTCCCCAGTTTACATCAGACCAAACTGTACCAGGGTGCAAGCAAGCATGGGCAGCTTCCTTTGGGCCTATTTGCATTCGCAAAGCCTCAGAAGTCTTCTCACATGAACGGGGACATCACAGAAGTGAGATTCAGCAGCACAGTTAAGACTAGGAAGCTGCTGCCACATTTTATCCATCTACTaagcattttccttcctctttttctaACAGGGGTCAAGAAAGAGCCCATTTCAAAGATCTCTAATGTTTTCCTACCTATGCTATTAGGCTTTCTCCCATGCTATTACAGCTTTCCTGCAACAGTAGGTGCTTAACACAGAGAACAGTCTTATGTTTCACTCAAATAGTCATGtgaaacttctgaaaacagaaaagctgagaTACATGGTTTATAACACCATCTTGCTTTCAGGTATTTGGCTCTAGAGGGCACTTACCTCTTCACAGTTTGTGCAACTCCTTCAGGTATTTTGCCTGTTTGAAGCAGAGGTGCTTGTGGAAGAGAATAACTCTGCCCAGGTTTTCACCTTTGGCAATTTGGCTACAAAACTGCAGAATACCACATTtggttcttaaaaaaaaaaataaaaaaatcatagaacCCCATACCAAACCTGGAGGGGCTGAGTAGCAGAAAAATCAGCCTAAAACATAAATTCTACCCTTCAGAAATGAGAAGTCACATTAAAAGATTAGTATTCAGTTCTTATAGGGTGTGTGTTTGGTATCTTGTAactgagaaatatttgttttacaacaaacaaacaaccaaaaaaaaaaattaaaaaggccTGAGGCAAGCAGTACAATCCTGCCAGCCTAAATTTTGTCCCGTAAGCTCTCCTGAGGATAATGAAGacagacacaaaaagaaaagaatacaaACTGgtaagaaaacacacaaaacaaaaccccagcccCTTTCATGAAGAGCCTTGGTGCTTCTGGAGACTGCTTTGGATCTGTAAATTATGCTCTAGCACAATGGGAAGACAAACCTAGTGCTGCAAGATTCCCTAATGTAAAACAATCCCCTCCCCTTTGAGTTTCCCATCACTTTGTCATAAGTACTCAGGAAAAATCCTCTGACTGGTTCTGAGAGGAGCACCTGGAGTGAATAGCTGCCATAACACTTTAGCTTTACTGTCTCCTGTAGACATGCAGAGTGAAGACAAGACAGCTCCTATTGCCACAGGCCTTCAAGTTTGGTATGCATGCTGGAATGGCTATTAAACCCAGTTCATGAGCAGCCTAGGTATCTTTAAAcgtggaaaagcagcagccccTTTTGCTCAAGTTCTTGTTTGTCACCTCTGTCACTTGCAATTTCCTAGTTCTCCTTGATAAAAGCTCCAAGCACAGGTGGTCCCAATGTCCATGTGGGGCCAGCTCTTCCTATGCCTTGAATTCTGGCAATGATATTCAAAGCTAAGATCGAGCAGACCTGCTGTGGCAAAAAAAGGTTGAGAGCAGTTCCCTTTCAGCAGTCTTTTAAGACAGAAAGAGATCCCCTTAACATCTTTGTGTGGTGTGTTCAGGGGAGGCATATTCAAAATCAGGAAGAAGGAAAGTTGTTTAAAGGCCCCAGGTGGCAGTTTTCCTCAACCTTGTAGCACCATTAAGAGACCGAGAGATGGGCTTGTGCATGGCAGTTTCAATCAGTTAAATTCCTTCTCATTCTTCTTGAATGCAAGACCACAGCGGACTGTCCCATTCTTCCCCCCCCACCCTAGCAGGATGCTCCAAATctggcagctgccctggggtcAGAGCAAAAGTGAGACCTCTGGCTTCAGAATGCTTAGGTCTCCTTGAGGACATTGATCTTGGCACAGATCTTGAGAGCTGGTCCCAGCTTGATGTTCATAGCACTCATGAGATGTTCTTCCTTCAGAAGCAACAGGGCCTGACCATCAATTTCCTGTGACCGAAATTCCTCAGCAATTTCCTGGCACCCtgtgaagcaaacaaaaaaagcagtgagaaaGATGTGCGCATTGGGCACTCCCCTCATTCCtactctgcagctctggcaggtaCAGAAAAACAAGCTAGGAATCTAACCAacccctttccttttcccccctctagTCCACAGTCTCCTTAAGCACACAGGCTATTTGAGAAATAAATCTTGAGAATTCCTCTCTACGATCTACTCCAATTCAGAAACATGTTCAAAAGCAGTAGGCACCACTGAcaccattttctttccagaaagaGAGCCCAATCTCCCCATGCTACTGGATCACAGGAGTGCAGGAGAGGATCTTCACCTTGCAATGATGCAATGAACTCGTACACTTCCTCCACACTCCAACGACTAGGATTGCTGGACAGGAAGACTGGGTTGATGCCATGTAGATCTGGGGTAGGGGGGGCCATATTAGAGTTTGCCAGGTCCCTCTCTCCATGACTGGCCCTAACTGACAGGGGTCCTGGAGATGTAGGGGATAAAGCTTCATCATAGCTGGAGTTATCAGAGCCTCGACTTGAGTCTTCCTGGCCCTACaaacccacaggaaagaaagaaaaaaaaaaaaagaaaagggtttttgTAAGAAATTCACAATTACAAGTTGCAAAACAAGACATTGGGAACAGCAGAAGTTGTCCCAACAGTCTGGAACAACTGTCTCAGGCTGTTGGTCCAGGGGCAGCTGACACAAGAGCTCCCTCTCCCTCACATCAGAACTGAGGCTCGTTCAATTCTTCTATAGCCCAATTCAAGTCATTCATGGGAAAAACTGCTGATCaaatgggaaaaggagattGTTTTCTGCCAAGGCTGTCAGTTGATCTCGCTCACTGAGACCTTCAAGATGCACACAGAAATGAACACAGAGTGCACAGAACAAGTACAAACATGAATGCACTTCCTGCAGTCCAAGAGGGATTTGAACAGCTCCCTGTACCTTGTGTAACAAGCGTGTCGGTGTGCCCTTGACACATCCTGTACGACTGCATCCACTGTGGTACCACCAAAGTGGTACAGCCAGCAGGGACAAAGTCTACACAGACCTGCCTTGACAGGTTTGTGTCCTTACCCTGTGGCGCTTGCCCTGGATCTTTGTTCGGGCGATTTCAGAGCTGCTGCGCCGTGGTCCCCGCCGGCGCACGCGGGCATAGTTGGCTTCCTGGAAttccttcatcttctttctctgcagccGAAACTGATGGCTGCAGCTGACATTGTACCTCAGGTAAgaagaaacagagcagcagttAGAAAGCAGCAACTATCTAAACCTACTACTTCTCCTTGTTCTAGATGGGGATAAGACTCCTCTTTACCATCAAgtcctgttcctcctccttctAAGACGTCCCCTTGGAAGGAACCAGTCCAGACTTCTGACACAAGCAATATTTAGACACCAGAGTCTTGATCTAACATCTGAAAGGTCAACTAAGTCATTCCCCTAAGGGAAAAAAGACCCATAACAAGCACTCTGCTATCAACAGGAGGCAGCAAGGGCTAGTCTAACTTCTCCccagtttttttccctagtGCTCCCTTGTGTCTTTGTCTAGTACCAATGCATCAGATGCATTTATTTAGTCACCAGTATGCATTTATTTAGTCAGTCAAATGCACATTTCTCTGAAGAGAGGTTCTTTATAGCCCCAGAATTTCCCCCTTCCCACTTCATTTTCTGAGCAAGCCAGAAATCTTGTTTATACTTGGCATTACATCCACACCTCTCCAGACCTAGAAACATTTACAAATTGCTTATAGTGCTGAAGGATCGCTGTGGCCAGTACATGCCACAGAAGGAGGATTAGATGTACTGAAAGGTGGTACACTACTTGGAGAAGGGGCACATGCTCAGTTCCAGCAAATATGTAGTCAGAGATAAGGAATATTACATCTTGCTGTTATTACCTTTTAGCACAGGTCATGGAACAAAACCTCTTGGAGCCACGGAACTGGCTTGCTGGGGCATACTTCCCACAATATTCACACTTCAACAAGTTTGCCTTCTTGTCAAGCTCTAGTGAGATACAGAGATACACACCAGTTGGTAATCTGAAGCACATCACACACCCAATGATTCCCCATTCTGCTGCTCATCTTCTGAGCAGACAGATTCCAAGCACTATTTTCTACTGAATCTAATAAGTAGGTAGCTTGGGGAAACAAGTGGGAAAAGAGAAGCACAAGCTCCACTTAATTAGGACCCTAGGATATCGaacagagcatttttttttttctcctggtcaGTACCACTTCatgaaacaagcaaaaaatagCATATTCCTCACATCCTACAAGGCTGTGAAAGTGCATCACTGCACTCTCTGCTCTGTCCACACATCCTTCACAGCCTAACAGTCATTAAAGACAGGTACAGTTCAGAATCTCCCGCTTATTAATGACACGGGATGTGTTAGATCTTAtttacaacaacaaaaaaaagcattgttAATCTTCTggcactcaaaaaaaaaaaaaaatcttagttcCATAGCTCAAGTCTCTAAGGAGCTAACAGGAAGAGATACAAGTCCATAATGCATTAAGTTAGTAATACAGAACAGAACTTTCAGTAACACTAGCTAGTCCTCCTGGTCCTGAAACTCACCCATGGATGCGCTATCCTCTCCCAGAGAATTGCTGGACAGGTTTTCATTCTGGCCAGAAGGAGCCTCTCCCTGCAGTGGTTTCTCAGATTCTTTCAGCAGCTGAGAACAACCCACCTGGATACGGAGAGAATGAGTTGACCCACCAGTAAAGGATTCCCTGTGTCCACCACCCTCTGCCAAGGTATATGTACCGCAAAATTCAACTGAGAAGAATCTCTCAGCCTAATAGGGAAGGAGAGATGCTAAAAAAAGTCATTCCTGCTTCCTGACTCAAAGGCTTGGTTCATTTAAAGATCCCCAAGCACTATCTGCCTTGAATAACATCCAGTTCCATGTAACTCCATTTCCCCTTATTTACCTCAACTTCACTTGCTGCCTGCTCAAAACACATCTTTCCCTCATACAGAGGACAGCCTCCTTACAATTCCTGCGTTAATTATTGCTTTGGTGACTACTGGAGTAAGCAGTTGCTGCAATACTTGTTTTACTCCCTCAAATCCTTTCTCTTTAATGACAACTCTTAATGCCTTGCTTCATTCACGAcacctcccttcccttcctctttaCTGTCTGTGTCTCAGGCTAAAAATGCTGAATTGGAATATGGGGAAAGATACTCCTATGCAAAGATGGAAGCCCAACACCCTCCCAAGAAAGTGCTACACCTCTTTCCcccacaacaaaaaaatccctactggaaagggctctgctccctcctggatGACAAAGCCTTCAATGATGTGTGTGAGGATCTGGGGCTTGACGATGGCTTGAGGAGGTTTGGAGTCTCCCATCTGACGTGACACCAGTGCCAGGTTTGGGGTGGAAGCAGAGGTGGGGGTGGCTGAGGCTCCTTCACTTGATGTGGCATTTGGGGTTGCAGTGGCAGCAGTATCAGAATTATCTGGAAAGTTAACAGCACAGGAGTCAGTTACCTTTGCTCCACCTACTTCAGGTCAGTAGCACACACaagcagagctctcctttgTACCTCACCTCCAAGGCCACTCTTCTCCTCCATGTTTTTGGGGCTGTCTGTTACAGGAGAGGACCTGGCAGGCAGGAGTGTGGTGACACTGGGTggctcctccttttcctcctctgacTCTGCCTTGCGCTTTACTGCCAAGGTCTGAGATTTGCCCTGCATGAATAAAGAGGAACACGTAAGTAGATAGAAAAGCTCCAAAGGAAAGAACAAGCCAGAtctaaaaacaaaccaaaaaaaaaaaccaaaaacaaaacaacaacaaaaaaaaacaaaaacaaaacaagccacaaaaaaaaaaaaaggaaaagcatccTGCTCCATCATACTtgatttccagcctggaaatgtGTCTGGAGATGCCTCTAGCTGCCTCAGTACACACCTCTACTTGGGAGCATTTGCCTAGCAAGGAACAAAACTTGAAAAGACTCACTACCATGCTACAGACTAGGATCTGGCGTCCCAAGTCATGTTGATACACTGGTGTAAGACCAAGACACTGTGTGAACATCAAGGATTATTGCAGAAGAAATGGAATGGCATTCACCCAGCAGTTTCCAAACAGGTTTCTGGATAAATCAGGCCAGTTTCAATGGAGAGTCGAAAGAGTAGGGGACACACATTCACCAAGAGCAGAATTGTCCCTCTGCTCTAAAAATCAAGACAAATCCTGTGACACCTTCCTGAAGAAGCAGACAGAGTTTAGAAATAGTCTTGGCAACTGGCTAAGGAGTTGTTCAAGGCAAGGTTGGATAAAGCAACCTAGTCTgaaaggtgcccctgcccatggcagggctgttGGAATGATATGATCCTTAGGGGTCTTTTAAACTCCAATTATTTAGGATTCCATGATCTGAGCTAGCAAAGTGCTGTTGTCTCAGGGATTTAGGTAGGACCTAGCTGGAAAATTAACAACAGCACAGACAAGGCCAATGGAATTTGAATTTTCCACAGCATGGCCTGTTGCTAGGGGATCCTCTGAGGCCTAGAGTCAGTGGCTGGTACCACACACCAAGGGATCTGTAACCCAGAAATatccacactggagcagttaatgaaaaactgcagcctgtgggaaagACTCACAATGGAGAAGTACCTTATGAGGGACTTATCCCATGGGAGGGATTCCCCCATGCTAAAGCAAGGGAAAACCATGAGGGAGAGACAAAACCTTATGAGCTGACCacaaattccatttcttttcctcctgaacCATTCAGGGGGAGGAGGTAGAAGAGTAAGGAGTGAAGCTGAGCGTGTGAGGAAGGGGGAGgtgttttttgcatttgttcaATTATGCTACACTAAATTggcagtaaaataatttctataaactgaatttgttttgcccatgatggtaCTTGGAAAGTGATTTCCAcatccttatctcaacccacaatgttttcactgtatttttctcctcctgtcaTGTTCTGAAGGGGGAGTAATAAGGCAGCAACCTGGTGGTCATCCAGCagccagccaaggtcaaccAAACCCAACTGTTAAATGGGATACTCAGTATGGGATGTGGACACCCACTCCCATCTGGGGCAGGCTCCGAGTGTCACCTGTTAACTTCATGCATGCCTTTGGATGATAATGTGGAAGAGAAATGCTTGTAGTCAATAACCCCAGGGGTTGGATTGGAATTAGTGTTTTGAGGGTAAAAAAGTCTCCACATCCCTTTCCCCAAACCCCTtacccatcccatcccactgacCTGGGCCTGGACTGCGATTGGTGTCCTAGGAATGAACAAAGAGAATCCATATGCTATTCTCCTTCTCAATGGTATCACTTACTGGCAACTGGACAGACTGCATGTAGAATGCTGCTGGCATCTGAGCCACAACTGGAGAGGAAGCTGGGCTCTTCACCATGTGGGCTGTGCCTTGAACTTGTGCCAAATTCACCCCTGTGGTGAGAGGGGGAGCTTCCTGTGAGGATGCTGGAGCTGAAGATGATGATGGGGAAGCAGCATGGGTTTGGGAAACAGGCTGGACTACAGCTGGCATTCCCCGGGATGTCGGCACTGCTGCAGCAATCTGAGCCAAGCCCAGCGCTTGGGCTTGACCTGAGCCCTGCTGCCGAGTGCCCACCACCTGCACTGGGATGTGTGGAGGAGGCTGCTGTGTTGCTGACATTTTGGCAGGCCCAAGCTGAGGGGGTTTGATGGGGGTGACCAGGGATTTTGACTGAATAGGAACAGGTGACTTGGTGGCTGGCTGGCACGGActgtcctgctggagctgtAAATGCTGTGGCTGGGACTGTAACATAGGTTGCACCACAAGggtctgtgcctgctgctggttttgagggggagcctgctgctgcagaggctgagcttgctgctgctgctgctgggtcagagatgctgcttgctgctgctgctgctgctgctgttgagcCAGCTGCAGATGGGTGGCTGTGTGGAGGAGCTGGGACTGGCGGTGCTGGAACTGCTGCTGGTGATGAATGGCTATCTGCTGCTGGATCACCACCTGCTTCTGCAGatggatctgctgctgctgttggatcAGTGAATGTGGCTGGATCTGCGTGTATGTTGCTATAGAAaaacagagtaagaaaaaacagagcACAACAGTTAGCAACAGTGCAGCAgggaacaacaacaaaaataaggCAGCCACTGCAATGGTTTGAGACATTCAACTCCAAAATGACTGACATCTTACTTGCAGAGGACATGAGGGATTAAATCAACTTCTTGTGCTAACAGAAAGGGATAACCCCTTGAGACAAGTCTGAGAGGACAGAAGCTGGGAGATGTGTTGGAAAGCCTTTTATCACCAGGCTTCCAAATGTCATTCTTGTGAAGGCCCAATgattctgaagagaaaaagaaacagaagagcacTTACCTGAGCTGATCAGAGTCTGGCTGGGTGCTGGTGTAGCGGTCCTGGTGAGGTTCATGCCCACCGTTTGCTGTCCACCACTGTCTGTGTCACCCTTCTTTGCAGCTGCattctctgtctctgtctgGCTCCCCTGGCTGACAGTCACAGCCTGGGCAGCCGCCACCGGCAATGGCTGAACCACCCCGGTGCCTTTCCTCTGGCAACTGCCAGCGGCACCTGCCGAGGAGCTCTGGCTCAGTCCCATTGAGGGCTGGCTCCCACCACTGGCCACCACAGCTCCGGAGACACCATTACTGCCCGCTGCTCCCTGGCTCAGGTTGAGGGACTGGCCCGCCCCGCTGGAGGAGGCCTGGGCCACCGCCATGGTCTGGCCCGTGCTGGTGGCCTGCGGTAAGCCCGAGGCCTGGGAGCTTCCTGGCAAGGCTGTCTTCTGAGCAGAGCCTTGGAGCTGGGCGTTAGTGGCAGAGGTCTGCTGGCTCCTCACAGCCAAGTTCTGCACCTAGAGACACACACACCAAACAGAACCCGTTCGCTTTATACACGGTGCTTGCCAGAAGTGTGACAGACTACGCGTAAGCAACACGCCCTGCTGGCATGCAGGCTGA
This genomic interval carries:
- the PHC1 gene encoding polyhomeotic-like protein 1 isoform X3, yielding METESEQNSNSTSGSSSSGGSTRPQISQMSLYERQAVQALQALQRQPNAAQYFHQFMLQQQFNSAQLHSLAAVQQATIAASRQASSPNTSTSQQTTTTQASLHANSDCQAQHTNEINLATTSAAQLISRSQSVSSPSATTLTQSVLLGNTTSPPLNQSQAQMYLRPQLGNLLQVNRTLGRNVPLASQLILMPNGAVAAVQQEVPPTQSPGVHTDTDQVQNLAVRSQQTSATNAQLQGSAQKTALPGSSQASGLPQATSTGQTMAVAQASSSGAGQSLNLSQGAAGSNGVSGAVVASGGSQPSMGLSQSSSAGAAGSCQRKGTGVVQPLPVAAAQAVTVSQGSQTETENAAAKKGDTDSGGQQTVGMNLTRTATPAPSQTLISSATYTQIQPHSLIQQQQQIHLQKQVVIQQQIAIHHQQQFQHRQSQLLHTATHLQLAQQQQQQQQQAASLTQQQQQQAQPLQQQAPPQNQQQAQTLVVQPMLQSQPQHLQLQQDSPCQPATKSPVPIQSKSLVTPIKPPQLGPAKMSATQQPPPHIPVQVVGTRQQGSGQAQALGLAQIAAAVPTSRGMPAVVQPVSQTHAASPSSSSAPASSQEAPPLTTGVNLAQVQGTAHMVKSPASSPVVAQMPAAFYMQSVQLPGKSQTLAVKRKAESEEEKEEPPSVTTLLPARSSPVTDSPKNMEEKSGLGDNSDTAATATPNATSSEGASATPTSASTPNLALVSRQMGDSKPPQAIVKPQILTHIIEGFVIQEGAEPFPVGCSQLLKESEKPLQGEAPSGQNENLSSNSLGEDSASMELDKKANLLKCEYCGKYAPASQFRGSKRFCSMTCAKRC
- the PHC1 gene encoding polyhomeotic-like protein 1 isoform X2; this translates as METESEQNSNSTSGSSSSGGSTRPQISQMSLYERQAVQALQALQRQPNAAQYFHQFMLQQQFNSAQLHSLAAVQQATIAASRQASSPNTSTSQQTTTTQASINLATTSAAQLISRSQSVSSPSATTLTQSVLLGNTTSPPLNQSQAQMYLRPQLGNLLQVNRTLGRNVPLASQLILMPNGAVAAVQQEVPPTQSPGVHTDTDQVQNLAVRSQQTSATNAQLQGSAQKTALPGSSQASGLPQATSTGQTMAVAQASSSGAGQSLNLSQGAAGSNGVSGAVVASGGSQPSMGLSQSSSAGAAGSCQRKGTGVVQPLPVAAAQAVTVSQGSQTETENAAAKKGDTDSGGQQTVGMNLTRTATPAPSQTLISSATYTQIQPHSLIQQQQQIHLQKQVVIQQQIAIHHQQQFQHRQSQLLHTATHLQLAQQQQQQQQQAASLTQQQQQQAQPLQQQAPPQNQQQAQTLVVQPMLQSQPQHLQLQQDSPCQPATKSPVPIQSKSLVTPIKPPQLGPAKMSATQQPPPHIPVQVVGTRQQGSGQAQALGLAQIAAAVPTSRGMPAVVQPVSQTHAASPSSSSAPASSQEAPPLTTGVNLAQVQGTAHMVKSPASSPVVAQMPAAFYMQSVQLPGKSQTLAVKRKAESEEEKEEPPSVTTLLPARSSPVTDSPKNMEEKSGLGDNSDTAATATPNATSSEGASATPTSASTPNLALVSRQMGDSKPPQAIVKPQILTHIIEGFVIQEGAEPFPVGCSQLLKESEKPLQGEAPSGQNENLSSNSLGEDSASMELDKKANLLKCEYCGKYAPASQFRGSKRFCSMTCAKRYNVSCSHQFRLQRKKMKEFQEANYARVRRRGPRRSSSEIARTKIQGKRHRGQEDSSRGSDNSSYDEALSPTSPGPLSVRASHGERDLANSNMAPPTPDLHGINPVFLSSNPSRWSVEEVYEFIASLQGCQEIAEEFRSQEIDGQALLLLKEEHLMSAMNIKLGPALKICAKINVLKET
- the PHC1 gene encoding polyhomeotic-like protein 1 isoform X1, with amino-acid sequence METESEQNSNSTSGSSSSGGSTRPQISQMSLYERQAVQALQALQRQPNAAQYFHQFMLQQQFNSAQLHSLAAVQQATIAASRQASSPNTSTSQQTTTTQASLHANSDCQAQHTNEINLATTSAAQLISRSQSVSSPSATTLTQSVLLGNTTSPPLNQSQAQMYLRPQLGNLLQVNRTLGRNVPLASQLILMPNGAVAAVQQEVPPTQSPGVHTDTDQVQNLAVRSQQTSATNAQLQGSAQKTALPGSSQASGLPQATSTGQTMAVAQASSSGAGQSLNLSQGAAGSNGVSGAVVASGGSQPSMGLSQSSSAGAAGSCQRKGTGVVQPLPVAAAQAVTVSQGSQTETENAAAKKGDTDSGGQQTVGMNLTRTATPAPSQTLISSATYTQIQPHSLIQQQQQIHLQKQVVIQQQIAIHHQQQFQHRQSQLLHTATHLQLAQQQQQQQQQAASLTQQQQQQAQPLQQQAPPQNQQQAQTLVVQPMLQSQPQHLQLQQDSPCQPATKSPVPIQSKSLVTPIKPPQLGPAKMSATQQPPPHIPVQVVGTRQQGSGQAQALGLAQIAAAVPTSRGMPAVVQPVSQTHAASPSSSSAPASSQEAPPLTTGVNLAQVQGTAHMVKSPASSPVVAQMPAAFYMQSVQLPGKSQTLAVKRKAESEEEKEEPPSVTTLLPARSSPVTDSPKNMEEKSGLGDNSDTAATATPNATSSEGASATPTSASTPNLALVSRQMGDSKPPQAIVKPQILTHIIEGFVIQEGAEPFPVGCSQLLKESEKPLQGEAPSGQNENLSSNSLGEDSASMELDKKANLLKCEYCGKYAPASQFRGSKRFCSMTCAKRYNVSCSHQFRLQRKKMKEFQEANYARVRRRGPRRSSSEIARTKIQGKRHRGQEDSSRGSDNSSYDEALSPTSPGPLSVRASHGERDLANSNMAPPTPDLHGINPVFLSSNPSRWSVEEVYEFIASLQGCQEIAEEFRSQEIDGQALLLLKEEHLMSAMNIKLGPALKICAKINVLKET